One segment of Castanea sativa cultivar Marrone di Chiusa Pesio chromosome 3, ASM4071231v1 DNA contains the following:
- the LOC142629655 gene encoding uncharacterized protein LOC142629655 isoform X2 gives MMMKEKGESSKKMRAVPNDHGFTETVLSWSLEQIENQDLYKDQVKNIPQSFESVHQYLGSYVYPLLEETRAQVYSSMENVSTAPFTELNAFYESEPNGENLYDVQVDSWSNRCSDWSKEPYKTLPGDILILADAKPEHISDLQRIGRSWAFVMVTKIREDDIDDNDDIQEDDIDDNDDIREDNDTSTSFKVKALKDIDVDVGKKSSFVVFLTNTTPNKRMWNALHMHENLNIIRKVLCTSSLNEKDCELCSAQSDGSWDEKLAMSITSKLNESQSNAILSCLRKMHCNHKKLSVELIWGPPGTGKTKTTGTLLFTLLRMGYRTLTCGPTNVAIKEVASHALKLAKESVKTNIGTDALFCSLGDILLFGNKKRLKVGLDMEIINLDYRVKKLRQCLGPLTGWRHCFTSMIDLLEDSVSQFHIFLDNELIKEREQNSEEEIKEIESEDETDGGEGKCKSFLDFLRERFVATSSQLKNCLLVFCTHLPKKYILEHNFQNIFSLIGLLKSFETLLFKDDVESEALEELFLHSTVGQDIPFPLYVRRKECLSLLKELQGSFNELDLPSSRNKWSIMNFCFKSASLIFCTASSSYMLHAVKMDPLNILIIDEAAQLKECESTIPLQLPGLRHAILVGDERQLPAMITSNISKEVGFGRSLFERLSSLGCTKRHLNIQYRMHPSISFFPNANFYDNKILDAPNVKGKSYERQYLPGPMFGPYSFISVTDGREEKDDSERSWRNMVEVSIVMKMLRNLYKAWVGTGSKQNYHIGVISPYAAQVVEIQERLRWKFDALDGFTVKVKSVDGFQGGEEDLIIMSTVRSNTHASIGFTSNLQRTNVALTRARHCLWILGNDNTLVNSGSVWKNLVLDAKNRQCFFYADQDKDLAKAILDVKKEFEQFDDLLNPDSILFRNARWKVLFSDNFLKSFQKLKSVRRKKSVINLLLKISSGWRPKKLSVVCESSSPILKQFKVEGLYIVCANDIVKKWSDIEKELRYSQVLKIWDIAPIEDIPKLVKPLDSMFKKYTYDFINRCQEKYLEGGLEIPKSWSISTDIFRIRKLDNHENGINLSGCATDGRSYVENARVNESLMLMKFYCSSVAVTHLLSNHDGGELDLPFEVFDQELEIVIFPRSTFVLGRSGTGKTTVLTMKLFQKEKQHHMARELLYEEKEVKETAAKMKENVLHQLFVTVSPKLCYAVKQHVSHFKSFSYGGNSSKGSSLIDMYDFDDASQFKDIPDSFVDVPPLSYPLVITFHKFLIMLDGTVGNSYFERFPKARKISKGPISSSSVSLQSFIRMKEVNYERFSTTYWPRFNTQLTKKLDSSRVFIEIISHIKGGPQATKAGDGKLSREDYVRLSKGRISLLCRQEREIIYEIFQNYEKMKKQNGEFDFSDLVIDLHRRLRVERYKGDEMHFVYVDEAQDLTLSQIALFKYICKNVEEGFVFSGDTAQTIMKGIDFRFQDIRSLFYNKFVLESKSSRQDGRKEKGIISEIFHLSQNFRTHDGVLKLSQSVIELIYHFFPLSTDILPPETSLIYGEAPILLESGNKENAIITIFGKSGNSRGSIVGFGAEQVILVRDDFARKEITNHVGNQALVLTIVECKGLEFQDVLLYNFFSSSSLKNEWRVIYKYMEEQDLLDSTLPISFPSFNKAKHNVLCSELKQLYVAITRTRQRLWISENSEDLCKPMFDYWKKKCLVQVRQLDDLLAQEMQVSSSAEEWKSRGFKLYLEHKFEFAITCFERAGDIYWQRRSKAEGLRENADHMRGSNLGKANVMLRQAAEIFITIGRVDSAAQCFSDLGEYERAGRLYLEKCGESELQRAGECFCLAGCYELAAEVYAKGNFFSECLKVCTKGKLFKMGFKYIQHWKNNATKDFVVARRGKELDKIEHKFLESAARHHHQLKDSRSMMQFVKAFQSMNLMRRFLRSLDCLGELLLLEEESGNFLEAANIAKLRGEILHEADLLGKAGNVKEASMLLLFYVLYNSLWTPGSKGWPLKQFTQKLELLAKAKSFAKNDSNFYSFVCTEADILSNEQSNLSITKKYLNASQRHNSVGGEIISARKILDAHLQSNCAKYVWHDYFVFDLTKHSEQVTSRNQISVETLFYFWNFWKDKILSIFKYLRCLDTQDVNEYRSYGDFCLNYLGVRRQFHNLNAIYVLLNSDADWVREDSRFIHRNGNLVYIDVRHFVATAQSYWCSELLCAGMKVLANLEALYNFSMNNYALSLFCQSRSLTYIYEVAKFLLESKYLNCSHYNNKTLQRYVELSTKSFFGYIFPLDWRKSLAENMFSLRELEVSRNLLEQVIIENISLKGKLTYGQIGRVVVITLGLGKINNGLYKEILKRFDGTYGNPPWKTFIQVLRGNMGPEFPQGTLTDNNCESPREPCILLKLQEALLDTYNANWREVDYISPGCFLYLIERLLILASSFKGYFITSKSSFAEWFIYQAADTNPNSTLVAQMRPSHIIFEFIVKVVQRLLYDKNDTMDWIRRSDINVKDYYPLLVLRLVSIICLVHLNSGEFLEFLLELLGRSYITLQLPWEFYDFIRRKQKDINVNVLAEAFKKIHNPLVIVSLGGNCSRFLCPDAIFVDMTVKQCREDMLKVLFPKTVKPSQGQTETFEVGVTNSGNEVLSSGTCDQDSRNCKSAPSNFALVADQGDSNNINGSRLRVNYFGEIFEALKSLEYGKDPRSFLLNVQMMKVNVEKSIHLVSTAMHERLQNAINNVDENLLEEVDSMVDELKQLSAALDVSELELGNNMSTIQELCKRLLSRRPNLEPILSKQFLQLGTNLVVETSGSISNEQQCDVKDSDSKAKENTSADVASVSNRKSSQETENKVKGNKSMKNKG, from the exons atgaTGATGAAGGAGAAGGGAGAGAGTTCAAAGAAGATGAGAGCAGTTCCTAATGATCATGGCTTCACTGAAACTGTGCTCTCTTGGTCCCTTGAACAAATTGAAAATCAAGACCTTTACAAGGACCAg GTAAAAAACATTCCACAGTCCTTCGAATCAGTTCACCAGTATCTTGGTTCATACGTTTACCCTTTATTGGAAGAAACTCGTGCACAAGTCTATTCAAGTATGGAGAATGTATCAACAGCACCTTTTACTGAATTAAATGCATTTTATGAATCTGAGCCAAACGGAGAAAATTTGTATGATGTTCAGGTTGATTCCTGGAGTAACCGATGCAGTGATTGGAGCAAGGAGCCTTACAAAACGTTGCCTggagatattttaattttagcagATGCTAAACCCGAGCATATTTCTGATTTACAAAGAATAGGAAGGTCTTGGGCTTTTGTAATGGTCACTAAAATCCGAGAGGATGATattgatgacaatgatgatatCCAAGAGGATGAtattgatgataatgatgatattCGAGAGGATAATGATACATCTACTAGCTTTAAAGTCAAGGCATTGAAAGatattgatgttgatgttgGGAAGAAATCATCGTTTGTGGTTTTCTTGACAAATACAACCCCTAACAAGAGAATGTGGAATGCACTGCACATGCATGAAAATCTGAATATCATTAGAAAAGTCTTGTGCACTAGTTCTTTG AATGAGAAAGACTGTGAGCTCTGTTCTGCACAGAGTGATGGCAGCTGGGATGAGAAATTGGCAATGAGTATTACTTCAAAACTGAATGAATCCCAAAGCAACGCTATTCTTTCTTGTCTACGTAAGATGCATTGCAACCACAAGAAGTTGTCTGTGGAACTTATATGGGGTCCGCCTGGTACTGGCAAAACAAAAACCACTGGCACCCTGCTTTTCACCCTTCTAAGAATGGGATATAGGACTCTTACTTGTGGCCCAACAAATGTTGCAATTAAAGAAGTGGCCTCTCATGCCCTAAAGCTGGCGAAAGAATCCGTCAAAACCAATATTGGAACGGATGCTTTGTTTTGCTCACTTGGAGATATTCTCTTATTTGGGAATAAGAAGCGTCTCAAGGTTGGTTTGGACATGGAAATTATAAATTTGGATTATCGGGTCAAAAAGCTTAGACAGTGCTTGGGGCCTCTGACTGGTTGGAGGCATTGTTTTACTTCAATGATTGATCTTCTTGAAGATTCTGTTTCTCAATTTCACATCTTCTTGGACAATGAACTgatcaaagagagagaacaaaatagtgaagaagaaattaaagagATAGAAAGTGAGGATGAAACTGATGGTGGCGAGGGGAAATGCAAGTCATTTCTTGATTTTCTGAGAGAAAGATTTGTTGCTACTTCATCACAACTTAAAAATTGTCTTCTAGTCTTTTGTACACATTTACCCAAGAAATACATTCTCGAGCACAATTTCCAAAACATTTTTTCTCTTATTGGCCTACTTAAGTCTTTTGAAACCTTGCTGTTTAAAGATGATGTGGAATCTGAAGCACTGGAGGAGCTTTTTTTACATTCAACAGTAGGTCAAGATATACCATTCCCACTGTATGTAAGGAGAAAAGAATGCCTTTCTCTTTTAAAAGAACTTCAGGGTTCATTTAATGAACTTGATCTTCCGAGCTCTAGGAACAAATGGTcaataatgaatttttgtttCAAATCAGCTTCCTTAATTTTTTGCACTGCTTCAAGTTCTTATATGCTGCACGCGGTAAAAATGGACCCACTGAACATTCTGATTATTGATGAAGCTGCACAATTAAAGGAGTGTGAGTCGACCATTCCCCTACAACTTCCGGGATTAAGGCATGCTATTCTTGTTGGTGATGAGCGCCAATTACCAGCAATGATTACAAGCAAT ATTTCTAAGGAAGTTGGTTTTGGGAGAAGTTTATTTGAGAGGTTGAGCTCATTGGGTTGCACAAAGCGTCATCTCAATATACAGTACCGAATGCATCCATCTATTAGTTTTTTCccaaatgcaaatttttatgACAACAAGATTTTAGATGCTCCAAATGTTAAAGGAAAAAGCTATGAAAGACAGTATCTTCCAGGGCCGATGTTTGGTCCCTATTCTTTCATTAGTGTAACAGATGGTAGGGAAGAGAAGGATGATTCTGAGCGTAGTTGGAGAAACATGGTTGAGGTTTCTATTGTGATGAAAATGCTGAGGAATTTATACAAAG CATGGGTTGGCACTGGCTCCAAACAGAATTACCACATTGGTGTAATATCTCCTTATGCTGCTCAAGTAGTAGAAATTCAAGAAAGACTTAGATGGAAGTTTGATGCCCTTGATGGATTTACAGTAAAGGTCAAGTCAGTAGATGGGTTCCAGGGTGGGGAAGAGGACCTAATTATAATGTCAACAGTAAGGTCTAATACTCATGCATCAATTGGGTTCACATCAAATCTACAGAGAACTAATGTTGCTCTTACAAGGGccag GCACTGTCTATGGATATTGGGAAATGACAATACACTAGTGAATAGTGGATCTGTTTGGAAAAACTTGGTCCTTGATGCTAAGAATCGTCAATGTTTCTTTTACGCTGATCAGGACAAGGATTTGGCTAAAGCAATTTTAGACGTGAAGAAAGAATTTGAACAGTTTGATGATTTGCTTAATCCTGATAGCATACTTTTTAGAAATGCTAGGTGGAAG GTTCTTTTTAGTGATAACTTTCTAAAATCATTTCAAAAATTGAAGTCTGTCCGGAGAAAGAAATCAGTTATAAACCTTCTACTTAAAATTTCCAGTGGCTGGAGACCCAAAAAGTTAAGCGTAGTTTGTGAAAGTTCTTCACCGATCTTAAAGCAATTTAAGGTTGAAGGTCTTTATATTGTTTGTGCAAATGACATAGTAAAGAAATGGAGTGACATTGAAAAGGAATTGAGGTACTCTCAAGTTTTGAAGATCTGGGATATAGCACCTATAGAGGATATTCCAAAATTAGTGAAACCTCTTGATAGTATGttcaaaaaatatacatatgaCTTTATTAATCGCTGCCAAGAGAAATATCTTGAGGG GGGTTTGGAAATTCCAAAGAGTTGGTCAATCTCTACTGATATTTTCCGGATTAGGAAACTTGATAACCATGAAAATGGGATTAATCTAAGTGGTTGTGCTACTGATGGCAGAAGTTATGTTGAGAATGCTAGAGTGAATGAGAGTCTTATGCTGATGAAATTCTACTGCTCATCAGTCGCAGTGACCCACTTGCTTTCTAACCATGATGGTGGTGAATTGGATCTACCATTTGAAGTATTTGACCAAGAGCTAGAGATAGTCATTTTTCCTAGAAGTACATTTGTACTGGGGCGGTCAGGTACTGGGAAAACTACTGTTTTGACTATGAAGTTATTTCAGAAAGAAAAACAGCACCATATGGCAAGGGAGTTATTGTATGAGGAAAAGGAGGTTAAGGAGACTGCTGCTAAGATGAAGGAAAATGTATTGCACCAACTTTTTGTGACAGTTAGTCCTAAACTGTGTTATGCTGTAAAACAACATGTTTCTCATTTCAAAAG CTTTTCCTATGGTGGTAATTCTTCAAAAGGAAGTAGTTTAATTGATATGTATGATTTTGACGATGCCTCTCAATTCAAGGATATCCCAGATTCGTTTGTTGATGTTCCTCCCCTGTCATATCCTCTTGTCATAAcatttcacaaatttttgataatgCTTGATGGAACTGTGGGTAATTCATACTTTGAAAGATTCCCTAAAGCAAGGAAAATTTCTAAGGGTCCAATAAGTAGTAGTTCAGTTTCCTTACAGAGCTTTATAAGGATGAAAGAAGTTAATTATGAAAGGTTTAGTACAACATACTGGCCCCGTTTCAATACCCAGCTAACTAAGAAGCTCGACTCTTCTAGAGTTTTCATAGAGATTATTTCCCATATAAAAGGTGGCCCACAAGCTACAAAGGCAGGTGATGGTAAACTCAGTCGTGAGGACTATGTTCGACTATCAAAGGGCCGGATTTCCCTTCTATGTAGACaggagagagagataatatatgagatctttcaaaattatgaaaaaatgaagaaacaaaatGGTGAGTTTGATTTTTCTGATCTTGTAATTGATCTTCATCGTCGATTAAGAGTTGAAAGATACAAGGGCGATGAAATGCATTTTGTATATGTGGATGAGGCGCAGGATCTTACATTAAGCCAAATTGctttattcaaatatatttgtaaaaatgttgaaGAGGGTTTTGTTTTCTCTGGTGATACTGCTCAGACGATTATGAAGGGAATTGACTTTAGATTCCAAGATATAAGATCCTTGTTCTACAATAAGTTTGTGCTAGAATCAAAAAGTAGCAGACAAGatggaagaaaagagaaaggaataaTCTCAGAGATCTTCCATTTGAGCCAGAACTTTCGTACTCATGATGGAGTTCTTAAGCTATCACAGAGTGTGATTGAACTTATTTATCATTTCTTTCCTCTATCTACTGATATTTTGCCGCCTGAGACTAGTCTTATATATGGTGAAGCTCCTATTTTGCTTGAATCAGGGAACAAAGAAAATGCTATTATAACTATTTTTGGCAAAAGTGGAAATAGTAGAGGAAGTATTGTTGGCTTCGGTGCAGAGCAGGTAATATTGGTACGAGATGATTTTGCTCGGAAGGAAATTACCAATCACGTTGGGAACCAAGCACTTGTTCTAACGATTGTGGAGTGCAAGGGCCTTGAATTTCAG GATGTATTGCTGTACAACTTTTTTAGCTCATCATCTCTGAAAAATGAATGGAGggtgatatataaatatatggaAGAGCAAGATTTGCTCGACTCAACTTTACCCATCTCCTTCCCAAGTTTCAATAAGGCTAAACACAATGTGTTGTGCTCCGAATTGAAGCAACTTTATGTGGCTATCACTCGTACCAGGCAGAGGTTGTGGATTTCTGAGAATTCAGAGGACCTCTGCAAACCAATGTTTGACTATTGGAAGAAAAAGTGTCTTGTCCAAGTCAGACAACTGGATGACTTACTTGCTCAGGAAATGCAGGTTTCTAGCAGTGCAGAGGAGTGGAAGTCCCGGGGCTTTAAG TTGTATTTAGAGCATAAGTTTGAATTTGCAATCACGTGCTTTGAAAGAGCTGGTGATATTTATTGGCAAAGAAGGTCCAAGGCTGAGGGCCTTAGAGAAAATGCTGACCATATGCGTGGTTCAAATCTTGGAAAGGCAAATGTTATGCTTAGGCAAGCTGCTGAAATATTTATAACTATAGGCAGAGTTGATTCTGCTGCACAATGTTTTTCTGATTTGGGGGAGTATGAAAGAGCAG GAAGGCTTTATTTAGAAAAGTGCGGGGAGTCTGAACTTCAAAGAGCAGGGGAATGCTTTTGTCTAGCAGGGTGCTATGAACTGGCAGCTGAGGTGTATGCTAAAGGCAACTTTTTCTCAGAATGTTTGAAAGTTTGCACCAAGGGAAAATTATTCAAAATGGGTTTCAAGTACATTCAGCATTGGAAAAATAATGCAACTAAGGATTTTGTTGTGGCTAGAAGAGGAAAAGAATTAGACAAGATTGAACATAAGTTTCTAGAGAGTGCTGctcgtcatcatcatcagctTAAAGATAGCAGATCCATGATGCAGTTTGTCAAAGCTTTTCAATCCATGAATTTGATGCGCAGATTTTTGAGATCTTTGGATTGCCTTGGTGAGCTTCTATTGCTGGAAGAAGAATCAGGAAACTTCTTAGAGGCTGCCAACATTGCAAAGCTGAGAGGGGAGATTCTACATGAAGCTGATCTTCTAGGGAAGGCAGGGAATGTCAAAGAAGCGTCCATGCTATTGCTCTTCTATGTGCTGTACAATTCACTTTGGACACCTGGAAGCAAGGGCTGGCCACTAAAGCAGTTTACACAGAAGCTGGAGCTTTTGGCAAAAGCCAAGTCATTTGCTAAGAATGACTCaaacttttattcttttgtttgtaCAGAGGCTGACATTTTATCAAATGAGCAGAGTAACTTGTCCATAACAAAAAAGTATTTGAATGCTTCTCAGAGACATAATAGTGTTGGTGGTGAAATAATTTCTGCTCGAAAAATTCTAGATGCTCATCTTCAGTCAAACTGTGCAAAGTATGTGTGGcatgattattttgtttttgatctGACAAAGCATTCGGAACAGGTGACATCTAGAAATCAGATTTCTGTAGAAACACTGTTTTACTTTTGGAATTTTTGGAAAGATAAGATTCTGAGCATTTTCAAGTATCTCAGATGTCTCGACACTCAAGATGTTAATGAATATAGAAGTTATGGAGATTTCTGTTTGAATTACTTGGGGGTGCGGAGGCAGTTTCATAATCTTAATGCAATCTATGTATTGCTCAACTCTGATGCGGATTGGGTCAGAGAGGACAGTAGATTCATTCATCGAAATGGAAATTTGGTTTATATTGATGTGAGACATTTTGTTGCAACTGCTCAAAGTTACTGGTGTTCAGAATTACTTTGTGCTGGTATGAAGGTTTTGGCCAATCTTGAAGCCCTTTACAATTTCTCAATGAATAATTATGCCCTCTCCCTGTTCTGCCAAAGCAGATCTCTTACGTATATCTATGAGGTTGCAAAGTTTCTTTTGGAATCCAAATATCTGAACTGTAGTCACTACAACAATAAGACATTGCAGAGATATGTTGAACTTTCTACCAAGTCTTTTTTTGGCTATATATTTCCCCTAGATTGGCGGAAATCATTGGCAGAGAACATGTTTTCTCTGAGAGAATTGGAGGTTTCAAGGAATTTACTAGAACAGGTCATAATTGAAAACATCAGCTTGAAGGGTAAGTTGACATACGGGCAAATTGGAAGAGTTGTAGTGATAACCCTTGGATTGGGTAAGATAAACAATGGTTTATATAAGGAGATTTTGAAAAGGTTTGATGGGACTTATGGAAATCCACCATGGAAGACATTCATTCAGGTTCTCCGTGGGAATATGGGACCAGAATTTCCTCAAGGTACTTTAACTGACAATAACTGTGAATCTCCAAGAGAACCGTGCATTCTGCTGAAGCTACAAGAAGCTTTGCTGGATACTTACAATGCAAATTGGAGAGAAGTTGACTATATTTCACCTGGTTGTTTCTTGTATCTTATTGAGCGCCTCCTAATCTTGGCATCTTCCTTCAAGGGATACTTTATCACTTCGAAGTCTTCTTTTGCTGAATGGTTTATCTATCAAGCTGCAGATACCAACCCAAATTCCACTTTAGTGGCTCAAATGAGACCATCCCATATTATCTTTGAGTTTATTGTCAAAGTTGTTCAGCGGCTTCTTTATGATAAGAATGATACAATGGATTGGATCAGAAGGTCTGATATAAATGTGAAGGACTACTATCCACTGTTGGTATTGAGATTGGTTTCTATAATATGTTTAGTTCATCTGAATTCTGGGGAATTTTTGGAATTTCTTTTGGAATTGCTTGGTAGGAGCTATATTACTCTGCAACTTCCGTGGGAATTTTATGATTTCATTCGGAGAAAACAGAAAGATATAAATGTGAATGTGCTAGCTGAAGCATTTAAAAAGATTCACAATCCTCTTGTAATTGTGAGTTTGGGAGGCAATTGTTCAAGGTTTCTATGTCCAGATGCCATTTTTGTGGACATGACGGTAAAACAGTGCAGGGAGGACATGTTAAAAGTCTTGTTTCCGAAGACAGTGAAACCATCACAAGGTCAAACTGAGACATTTGAAGTGGGAGTAACTAACTCTGGCAATGAAGTGCTTTCTTCAGGCACTTGTGATCAAGACAGTC